From the genome of Bactrocera oleae isolate idBacOlea1 chromosome 2, idBacOlea1, whole genome shotgun sequence, one region includes:
- the LOC106615945 gene encoding iron-sulfur cluster assembly 2 homolog, mitochondrial: protein MAFVLRNWISPMRHRQISVFTRNALQNLSTMKTDVNPKIASEDSKPPSGDAELVISNSCIKRLQEISENGKAFLRITVEGGGCSGFQYKFDLDTKLKNDDVVFGEGNAKVVIDNLSLEYCSGATVDYHTELIRSGFRILANPQAEHGCSCGSSFSVKLD, encoded by the exons ATGGCTTTTGTATTACGAAACTGGATTAGTCCTATGCGACACAG ACAAATATCTGTATTTACGCGTAACGCATTACAAAACTTATCTACGATGAAAACTGATGTTAACCCGAAGATCGCCTCTGAAGATTCAAAGCCTCCTTCAGGCGATGCGGAGCTAGTGATTAGTAATTCTTGTATTAAACGGCTACAGGAAATTTCAGAAAATGGTAAAGCATTTCTGCGTATAACTGTAGAAGGTGGGGGTTGCTCtggttttcaatacaaatttgatttggacaccaaattaaaaaatgatGATGTTGTTTTCGGCGAGGGAAATGCAAAAGTTGTTATTGATAATCTATCTTTAGAGTACTGCTCTGGTGCTACTGTCGACTATCATACGGAATTAATCAGATCTGGTTTTCGAATACTAGCTAATCCACAGGCGGAGCACGGTTGTTCATGCGGCTCCTCTTTTTCTGTCAAATTAGATTAG
- the LOC106615942 gene encoding 18S rRNA (guanine-N(7))-methyltransferase, giving the protein MARRPEHLAPPEIFYNDDEAKKYSTNTRIIEIQIEMAERAYELLTLNEDEQCLILDIGCGSGLSGSVLEDNDHIWVGVDISKSMLDIAVERDVAGDLVLADMGDGMAFRPGTFDGAISISALQWLCNADKSTHKPHKRLYKFFSTLFSCLTRTARAVFQFYPENADQIEMVTSQAMKAGFYGGLVVDYPNSTKAKKYFLVLMTGGTTPMPKALGSEEEEKRINYIKKRDMCREARGKPMKKSREWILAKKERRRRQGRDTRPDTKYTGRKRSGKF; this is encoded by the exons aTGGCAAGAAGGCCTGAACATTTGGCACCACCTGAGATT TTCTACAATGATGATGAAGCTAAAAAATACTCTACCAA cACACGGATAATAGAAATTCAAATTGAGATGGCAGAGAGAGCCTATGAATTACTTACCCTAAATGAAGATGAGCAGTGTTTGATACTGGATATTGGTTGTGGCTCTGGTCTATCGGGAAGTGTGTTAGAGGACAATGACCACATTTGGGTTGGTGTTGACATATCTAAATCAATGTTAGACATAGCTGTTGAACGTGATGTAGCTGGAGATCTTGTGTTGGCAGATATGGGAGACGGTATGGCATTCAGGCCTGGTACCTTCGATGGCGCCATATCGATATCTGCCTTACAATGGTTGTGTAATGCGGATAAAAGTACACATAAACCCCATAAAAGGTTATATAAATTCTTTTCAACTTTATTCTCCTGTTTGACACGTACAGCCCGTGCTGTATTTCAATTTTACCCGGAAAATGCAGACCAAATTGAAATGGTCACCTCACAAGCCATGAAAGCTGGATTTTATGGCGGCTTAGTGGTGGATTATCCCAATTCTACCAAAGCAAAGAAGTATTTTCTAGTATTGATGACGGGTGGTACTACACCGATGCCAAAAGCGTTAG gaTCGGAGGAAGaagaaaaacgaataaattatattaaaaagcgTGATATGTGTCGAGAAGCTCGAGGTAAACCGATGAAGAAATCAAGAGAGTGGATATTAGCTAAAAAAGAACGTAGGCGACGCCAGGGGCGTGACACCCGACCAGACACAAAATATACGGGAAGAAAACGTAGCGGAAAATTTTAG